Proteins encoded together in one Formosa sp. Hel3_A1_48 window:
- a CDS encoding phosphoheptose isomerase, with protein MSSEVYNTIQNEIESLGFRVVSKDFERPWGAFLVIDEDQAQAFSNQFFEGIDVDHLKIEGKLSPKILIVKPGARLSWQYHHRRAEIWQVYRGEVGIIRSDTDDQGDVVTYSEGDQVKLQQGERHRLIGLKDYGIVAEIWQHTDSVPSDEDDIVRVQDDFKRE; from the coding sequence ATGAGCAGCGAAGTTTACAACACCATTCAAAACGAAATTGAATCCCTAGGATTTAGGGTCGTATCCAAAGACTTTGAGCGGCCTTGGGGCGCTTTTTTAGTCATCGATGAAGACCAGGCCCAGGCCTTTTCCAATCAGTTCTTTGAAGGGATTGATGTGGATCATTTAAAAATAGAAGGTAAGCTCAGCCCTAAAATCCTGATTGTAAAACCCGGTGCGCGCCTCTCTTGGCAGTACCATCACCGCCGCGCCGAGATCTGGCAGGTCTACCGCGGAGAAGTTGGGATTATCCGAAGCGATACTGACGATCAAGGAGATGTGGTGACTTACAGCGAGGGTGATCAGGTTAAATTACAACAAGGCGAGCGACACCGGCTTATTGGTCTTAAAGATTATGGAATCGTAGCTGAGATTTGGCAACATACCGATTCAGTGCCTTCGGATGAAGATGATATTGTAAGAGTTCAAGATGATTTTAAAAGAGAATAA
- a CDS encoding adenylyltransferase/cytidyltransferase family protein: protein MRVGITFSTFDLLHAGHIKMLEEAKTQCDYLIVGLQLDPSLNRAEKNAPTQTITERYIQLKGCKHVDEIVPYVSEQDLEDILRSFKLDVRIIGEEYRDKPFTGREYCQTKGIELYFNTRDHRFSSSGLRKQVKIAEDK from the coding sequence ATGAGAGTAGGAATTACATTTTCCACCTTTGATTTGCTTCATGCAGGTCATATTAAAATGCTTGAAGAAGCAAAAACCCAGTGTGATTATTTAATCGTTGGACTGCAACTTGATCCCTCACTTAATCGGGCTGAGAAAAACGCTCCCACCCAAACCATAACCGAGCGGTATATTCAGCTAAAGGGGTGTAAACACGTTGATGAAATCGTGCCTTATGTGTCTGAGCAGGACCTTGAGGATATTTTACGCTCATTTAAACTGGATGTTCGCATTATTGGTGAGGAGTATAGAGATAAACCATTCACCGGTAGAGAATACTGCCAGACCAAAGGAATTGAACTATATTTTAATACTAGAGATCATAGGTTTTCCTCTAGTGGACTTAGAAAACAAGTGAAAATAGCAGAAGATAAGTAA
- a CDS encoding UDP-glucose dehydrogenase family protein, whose product MNITVIGSGYVGLVSGTCFSEMGNKVTCVDIDPVKIEKLNQGIIPIFEPGLEKMVLKNVKNKNLFFTTELDKALQNSEIAFIAVGTPMGDDGSADLQYVLAVAKSIGQLMQKRLIVVDKSTVPIGTTDKVKATIQKELDARGVDLEFDVVSNPEFLKEGAAINDFMKPDRVVIGTDSEYAREKMKQLYHPFCMSRDRFISMDIRSAEMTKYAANAMLATKISFMNEIANICEKVGADANQVRIGIGSDQRIGYNFIYPGAGYGGSCFPKDVKALTKIAKEHNYNAKLITSVEEVNDSQKLVIAQKIVKRFGEDLTGFTYGIWGLAFKPGTDDMREAPAIYVIKELVSRGAKIIAYDPKAINEAKEHYLKGVQNITYVTSKYDVLKGSDALVLLTEWKEFRSPDFEEIKAQLKTPVIFDGRNQYNTFNLEEKGFKYHQIGKK is encoded by the coding sequence ATGAATATTACAGTTATAGGATCCGGCTATGTTGGACTTGTCTCAGGAACCTGTTTTTCAGAGATGGGAAATAAGGTTACTTGTGTTGACATAGATCCAGTCAAGATTGAGAAATTAAACCAAGGAATCATTCCAATTTTTGAACCTGGTTTAGAGAAAATGGTTTTAAAAAATGTAAAGAATAAGAACCTTTTTTTTACAACAGAATTAGATAAGGCTCTACAAAATTCTGAAATCGCCTTTATAGCGGTTGGAACTCCCATGGGAGATGATGGCTCTGCAGATTTACAATATGTATTAGCCGTAGCGAAATCTATAGGCCAGTTGATGCAAAAAAGATTGATTGTAGTGGATAAATCTACGGTGCCTATTGGAACTACAGATAAGGTAAAGGCGACCATTCAAAAAGAGTTAGATGCTAGGGGTGTTGATTTAGAGTTTGATGTGGTTTCGAATCCTGAATTTTTAAAAGAAGGCGCTGCGATAAATGATTTTATGAAGCCCGATCGAGTGGTTATTGGGACGGATAGTGAATATGCAAGAGAGAAGATGAAACAACTATATCATCCTTTTTGTATGTCAAGAGATCGTTTTATATCTATGGATATTCGTTCTGCGGAGATGACCAAGTATGCAGCCAATGCAATGCTGGCTACCAAAATATCTTTTATGAATGAAATTGCCAATATCTGTGAAAAGGTAGGAGCAGATGCCAACCAGGTTCGAATTGGAATTGGTTCAGATCAGCGTATTGGATATAATTTTATTTACCCAGGTGCGGGCTATGGAGGTTCTTGTTTCCCAAAAGATGTAAAAGCACTGACTAAAATTGCTAAAGAACATAATTATAATGCAAAATTAATAACTTCGGTTGAAGAAGTAAATGATTCCCAGAAATTAGTCATTGCTCAAAAAATAGTGAAACGTTTTGGAGAAGATTTAACCGGCTTTACTTACGGTATTTGGGGATTGGCCTTTAAACCAGGGACTGATGATATGCGTGAAGCACCAGCCATTTATGTAATTAAAGAATTGGTAAGTAGAGGTGCTAAAATAATAGCATACGACCCAAAGGCGATAAATGAGGCAAAAGAGCACTACCTCAAAGGAGTTCAAAACATAACCTATGTAACCTCGAAGTATGATGTTTTAAAAGGCTCAGATGCACTTGTTTTGCTTACTGAGTGGAAAGAGTTTCGTTCTCCCGATTTTGAAGAAATTAAAGCACAATTAAAAACTCCGGTTATTTTTGATGGCAGAAATCAATATAATACATTTAACTTAGAAGAAAAAGGATTTAAATATCATCAAATAGGAAAAAAATAG
- a CDS encoding NAD-dependent epimerase/dehydratase family protein has product MKILITGAAGFIGYHLCEAILKSGHNVVGLDNINDYYDVNLKYARLQLLGIERNDAKVFNVISSSTTYGSKMQFIRVNLEDREALPKLFKEFKFDMVCNLAAQAGVRYSLENPEAYIDSNINGFLNILECCRHHSVKRLVYASSSSVYGNSYEVPFKESANVDKPISLYAATKKSNELMAYTYAHLYGIETIGLRFFTVYGPWGRPDMAMFLFTEAIINNEPIKVFNNGDLSRDFTFIDDIVAGVVNNLLEDSNNLSLYKLYNIGNSTPVKLMDFIKSIERKLGLEAHKQFLPMQAGDVNQTWADVSQLQKDYDYKPLTSVDDGVGAFVDWYKFYYKLDKSF; this is encoded by the coding sequence ATGAAAATATTAATTACTGGCGCTGCAGGCTTTATTGGCTATCATCTTTGTGAAGCTATCCTAAAATCAGGTCATAATGTCGTAGGGCTGGATAATATCAATGACTATTATGATGTGAATCTTAAATATGCGCGTTTACAGCTGTTAGGCATAGAGCGTAATGATGCTAAGGTTTTTAATGTTATTTCTAGTAGCACGACATACGGTTCTAAAATGCAGTTTATACGTGTGAATTTAGAAGACCGCGAAGCACTTCCAAAACTATTTAAAGAATTTAAGTTTGATATGGTTTGTAACCTTGCAGCTCAGGCAGGGGTGCGCTACTCATTAGAAAATCCTGAGGCCTATATAGATTCTAATATTAATGGCTTTTTAAATATTTTAGAGTGCTGCAGACATCACAGTGTAAAACGTCTTGTTTATGCTTCGAGTTCTAGTGTTTATGGAAATAGTTATGAGGTTCCTTTTAAAGAATCAGCTAATGTAGACAAGCCCATAAGTTTATATGCAGCAACTAAAAAGTCCAACGAACTAATGGCATATACTTATGCACATTTATATGGTATTGAAACCATAGGTCTACGTTTTTTTACTGTTTATGGCCCTTGGGGACGACCGGACATGGCTATGTTTTTATTTACAGAAGCCATTATCAACAATGAACCTATTAAAGTTTTTAATAATGGCGATTTATCTAGAGATTTCACCTTTATTGATGATATAGTTGCAGGAGTTGTCAACAATTTATTAGAAGATTCGAATAATTTATCTCTATACAAACTATATAATATTGGTAATAGTACTCCAGTGAAGCTTATGGATTTTATTAAATCTATTGAAAGAAAACTTGGATTAGAGGCTCATAAACAATTTCTACCAATGCAAGCTGGGGATGTAAACCAGACATGGGCTGATGTAAGTCAGTTGCAAAAAGATTATGATTATAAACCTCTTACTTCAGTTGATGATGGGGTAGGTGCTTTTGTGGATTGGTACAAATTCTATTATAAACTAGATAAAAGTTTTTAA
- a CDS encoding O-antigen ligase family protein, with translation MIVFLTNKRSFKSNVEVNYFYFIIFLLSTLSFLFNYAFDHIADFMLVQYGNLLRLILVLIVFNYSKILLKDYLLGIRIGVVLGAISIIISSYLKLDLVLLSNDLTSDYQTRFSGFYLNANYGGIIIALAYNLFHQKKYKITLIETIILFLSVFYTFSFTAILILLIGFYRNNRILFILTPVFSSLYLITFWDSFNFNLSRYKKLKYLNDYFAGNAEFNSLFTGRIDLWTEGFTAIADRPFTGNGFGFMASSIKTINDVGIHNSYFEIFGDFGIIIGLLLISALFYVMMPNKLVGLSLSIALITGHGLLYSIPFFLLLTLNNSDNKINN, from the coding sequence ATGATAGTATTCTTGACAAACAAGAGATCTTTCAAATCCAATGTTGAAGTTAATTATTTCTACTTTATTATTTTTTTATTATCAACTTTATCCTTTTTGTTTAACTATGCATTTGATCATATTGCTGATTTTATGCTTGTACAATATGGAAATTTATTGCGTTTGATTTTAGTTTTAATTGTTTTTAATTATTCAAAAATTTTATTGAAAGATTATTTACTAGGTATTAGAATTGGAGTAGTCTTAGGAGCCATAAGTATAATAATATCTTCATATTTAAAACTAGACCTTGTGTTGCTGTCTAATGATTTAACTTCTGACTATCAAACTAGGTTTTCAGGCTTTTACTTAAATGCAAATTATGGTGGTATAATCATTGCTCTTGCTTATAATTTATTCCATCAAAAAAAATATAAAATTACACTCATAGAAACAATTATTTTATTTTTATCTGTTTTTTATACTTTTTCTTTTACAGCTATTCTAATTCTATTAATTGGTTTTTATCGAAATAATCGTATTCTATTTATTCTGACTCCAGTATTTTCATCACTTTATCTTATTACATTTTGGGATTCTTTTAATTTCAATCTGTCAAGATATAAAAAACTAAAATATCTAAATGATTATTTTGCTGGTAATGCTGAATTTAACTCTCTCTTTACAGGAAGGATAGATCTATGGACTGAGGGTTTTACAGCAATTGCAGATAGACCCTTTACAGGTAATGGATTTGGATTTATGGCTTCATCAATTAAAACTATTAATGATGTAGGTATTCATAATAGTTATTTTGAAATTTTTGGAGATTTTGGAATTATAATTGGATTATTATTAATTTCAGCACTTTTTTATGTTATGATGCCGAATAAACTCGTAGGTTTATCTCTATCAATAGCATTAATTACAGGTCATGGATTATTGTACTCCATACCTTTTTTCCTATTACTAACACTAAATAATTCAGATAATAAAATAAATAACTAA
- a CDS encoding aminotransferase class I/II-fold pyridoxal phosphate-dependent enzyme: MDKEINIERVKKIFNNLKQESGTHSPSIKTVLQEIPELKIDVDACFLSNPYATDLFIENMKADFPTYDDLRDSLEFYPPQNSDISKIIGQTIAVKKENIFVGNGAIEIISATLKRFCGNRLLLPIPTFSSYYEFLNNDQEIFFHNLKESENYVLNIKNLIKDVREKKVDSLIIINPNNPNGDYINYDELIDLLENCKNLDCIILDESFVHFAYEDDSLKLMNYYELINKYSNLVIIKSMSKDFGIAGVRAGYGIMSSDRVSELTNSGYLWNISGLATYFFDLYSGTKFRNKYEIVRKKYIMNTLMFRSELSSIKGLKIYPSKANFFLIKVDNDELDDFGLRLLVNHGVYIRNCSDKIGLKGSGYYRIASRSFEENVKIIKAIKIELA, encoded by the coding sequence ATGGACAAAGAAATTAATATAGAAAGAGTAAAAAAGATTTTTAACAATTTAAAACAAGAATCCGGAACTCACTCTCCAAGTATAAAAACTGTTTTGCAGGAAATACCTGAACTGAAAATAGATGTAGATGCATGTTTTTTAAGTAATCCTTATGCTACTGATCTTTTTATCGAAAATATGAAGGCTGATTTTCCTACTTACGATGACTTAAGAGATAGTTTAGAGTTTTACCCTCCCCAAAACTCTGATATTTCTAAGATTATTGGTCAAACAATAGCTGTTAAAAAAGAAAATATCTTTGTAGGAAATGGTGCAATTGAAATAATTTCAGCAACGTTAAAAAGATTTTGTGGCAATAGATTATTATTGCCTATTCCAACATTTAGTAGTTACTATGAGTTTCTGAATAATGATCAAGAAATATTTTTTCATAATTTAAAGGAATCTGAAAATTATGTATTAAACATTAAAAACCTTATTAAAGATGTTCGTGAAAAGAAAGTTGACTCTTTGATAATAATTAATCCAAACAATCCAAATGGGGATTATATTAATTACGATGAGCTGATTGACTTACTTGAAAATTGTAAAAACCTTGACTGTATAATACTGGATGAAAGTTTTGTCCATTTTGCTTATGAAGATGATTCATTAAAATTAATGAACTACTATGAGCTCATAAACAAATACAGTAATCTAGTAATAATAAAGAGTATGAGTAAAGATTTTGGTATTGCAGGTGTTAGGGCAGGATATGGGATAATGTCCAGTGATAGGGTGTCAGAATTAACTAACTCTGGATATTTATGGAATATTAGTGGTTTAGCTACGTATTTCTTTGATTTGTACTCTGGAACTAAATTTAGAAATAAATATGAAATAGTTAGAAAAAAGTATATTATGAATACTTTAATGTTTAGATCCGAGTTGTCATCAATAAAAGGCCTCAAAATTTACCCTTCAAAAGCAAACTTTTTTCTTATTAAAGTTGACAATGATGAATTAGATGATTTTGGGTTACGTCTTTTAGTAAATCATGGAGTATATATTAGAAACTGTTCTGATAAAATTGGTTTAAAGGGTTCAGGATATTATCGAATTGCCTCTAGAAGTTTTGAAGAAAATGTAAAAATCATTAAAGCAATTAAAATTGAACTGGCTTAA
- a CDS encoding glycosyltransferase — protein sequence MDRKLIIIPNFGKGGAERVLSRILLSFSKEEIKKLTFLTLNHEIGYDLPSELNIIKLKQKRLKKAIPKLLKIINTGRWSMIYSTLNHFNLILPLLVFKRKNIKLVCRESILPITYYRSLGFFGKILLLYYRLIMKRYDVVIVQSNDMLNEVNKLNIKTTFLINNPSPNFKSVFNHNKINNFIYVARWHDQKNYKFLLKYWKWINEEKKFNKKLICVGVGNKAKDLNNEYSKYNIKFISKHSNVEDILMSSSYYLNFSKFEGFSNSILEALSCGLPVFTLDFLGGKQEMLNKNNSIISKIKSSEANEKDFDVIFKEMTSFINKKWDCNSIKTQADEKFNIIFIIKSFKEIFFK from the coding sequence GTGGATAGAAAATTAATTATAATTCCAAATTTTGGTAAAGGAGGTGCTGAGCGTGTATTGAGTAGAATTTTACTTTCCTTTTCTAAAGAAGAAATAAAAAAATTAACTTTTTTAACATTAAATCATGAAATTGGATATGATTTACCATCAGAGCTTAATATTATTAAGTTAAAACAAAAACGTCTAAAAAAAGCAATTCCTAAATTATTAAAAATTATAAATACAGGTAGATGGAGTATGATTTATAGTACTCTGAATCATTTCAATTTAATTTTACCTCTTCTTGTATTTAAAAGAAAAAATATAAAGTTAGTATGTAGGGAAAGTATATTACCCATTACTTATTATAGGAGCTTAGGTTTTTTCGGAAAAATTTTATTGCTTTATTACAGATTAATAATGAAAAGATATGATGTTGTTATTGTTCAAAGCAATGACATGTTAAATGAGGTTAATAAATTAAATATAAAAACAACATTTTTAATTAATAATCCATCTCCTAACTTTAAGTCAGTTTTTAATCATAATAAAATCAATAATTTTATTTATGTTGCAAGGTGGCATGATCAAAAAAACTATAAATTCTTATTAAAGTATTGGAAATGGATAAATGAGGAAAAAAAATTTAACAAGAAATTAATTTGTGTGGGAGTTGGTAATAAGGCTAAAGATTTGAACAATGAATACTCTAAATATAACATAAAATTTATATCAAAACATTCTAATGTAGAAGATATTCTTATGAGTAGTAGTTATTATTTAAATTTTTCAAAGTTTGAAGGTTTTAGTAACTCTATTTTAGAAGCTTTATCATGTGGTCTGCCAGTATTTACTTTAGATTTTTTAGGAGGCAAACAAGAGATGTTGAACAAAAATAATTCTATAATTTCAAAAATTAAATCATCCGAAGCCAATGAAAAGGATTTTGATGTTATATTTAAAGAAATGACCAGTTTCATTAATAAAAAATGGGATTGTAACAGTATAAAAACCCAAGCTGATGAAAAATTTAATATTATTTTTATCATTAAATCATTTAAAGAAATTTTTTTTAAATAA
- a CDS encoding glycosyltransferase, with protein MKNKSIVLIENTGRDFYISRLRYALHLKSLGNLVYAIIPDDGYFEQINSHGINVILVSNNIRGSGILNKIIYGIDLIRIFKNIKFDIIHTYRLQPNIIGTIVSGTITKSKIVNHITGLGTAFNYYTPKYKLMQLVTKILYRFNNLLFKPVSVFQNHDDIKDLGLKNKLFCVKGSAVNEDRFSYDSISIDKIDTLNKQYNLLQDDIINFLFVSRLLKEKGIVELIEGIKLASKNNNIQLLIVGWFDDNNKSSLNQNSLNDLIKGFDNIKFLGKQKNIPEIISLTDVSILPTYYREGTPRFLLESMAMKKPIITTKMPGCDHLIHNNENGILIEPRSVDAIEKSINLICDKELTTMGEASYKLYKSKFSEKVVYSSLIDIYKKL; from the coding sequence ATGAAAAATAAAAGCATAGTACTAATAGAAAATACAGGAAGAGATTTTTATATCAGTAGATTAAGATATGCACTCCATCTTAAATCTTTGGGAAATTTAGTTTATGCTATAATTCCGGACGATGGATATTTTGAACAAATTAATTCACATGGTATAAATGTTATACTAGTTTCAAATAACATAAGAGGATCTGGGATTTTAAATAAAATAATTTACGGTATAGATTTAATTAGAATTTTTAAAAATATTAAATTTGATATCATTCATACTTATAGACTACAGCCAAATATAATTGGTACAATTGTTTCAGGTACTATTACAAAATCAAAAATAGTCAATCATATTACTGGCCTAGGAACTGCTTTTAATTATTACACACCTAAATATAAATTGATGCAATTAGTTACTAAGATATTATACAGATTCAATAATTTATTATTTAAACCTGTTTCTGTTTTTCAGAATCACGATGACATCAAAGATTTGGGTTTAAAAAATAAATTATTTTGTGTTAAAGGAAGCGCGGTAAATGAAGATAGGTTTAGTTATGATTCAATTTCTATTGACAAAATAGATACTCTTAATAAACAATATAACCTTTTACAAGATGACATTATAAATTTTCTGTTTGTTTCAAGATTACTTAAGGAAAAGGGAATAGTTGAGTTAATTGAAGGGATTAAGTTGGCTTCAAAAAATAATAATATACAATTATTAATTGTTGGTTGGTTTGATGATAATAATAAATCTTCTCTTAATCAAAATTCTTTAAACGATTTAATAAAAGGTTTTGATAATATTAAATTTCTGGGAAAACAAAAAAATATACCTGAAATTATATCTCTTACAGATGTTTCAATTCTTCCAACTTATTATAGAGAGGGTACACCAAGATTTTTACTTGAATCAATGGCTATGAAAAAACCAATAATAACCACTAAAATGCCAGGTTGTGACCATTTAATACACAATAATGAAAATGGAATTTTAATTGAACCAAGATCTGTTGATGCAATTGAAAAAAGTATTAATCTTATTTGTGATAAAGAATTAACAACAATGGGTGAAGCGAGTTATAAACTTTACAAAAGTAAATTCTCTGAAAAAGTTGTTTATAGTTCTTTAATAGATATTTATAAAAAATTATAA
- a CDS encoding polysaccharide biosynthesis/export family protein produces the protein MIKSLFYSLILIVLFASCASKKDVYYFQDIDSTAAENSFKFLNIQPGDILDIQIKALNPESVLVFQRQATLGLQQQQVQNRAIDGYLVGEDGSINLPIVGPIDTTNKSTQALAQIIQEALKPYIHNPTVNIRLLNFRVSVLGEVNKPGTFTVLEERVSLPQALGLAGDLTINGDRNHLLLIRNEAGKKTNQVIDLTKTDFLQSPFYFLKQNDIIYVRPNSARVKSSGLVGNASTLVSILSLAVSLFIVITR, from the coding sequence ATGATAAAATCCCTCTTTTATTCCTTAATTTTAATTGTTTTGTTCGCATCCTGCGCCAGTAAGAAAGATGTTTATTATTTTCAAGACATTGACAGTACTGCTGCGGAAAACAGTTTTAAATTTCTAAATATTCAGCCCGGTGATATTTTAGACATTCAAATAAAAGCCCTAAACCCCGAGAGCGTCTTGGTCTTTCAACGTCAAGCGACTTTAGGCCTGCAACAGCAGCAAGTACAAAACCGCGCCATCGATGGGTACTTGGTAGGGGAGGACGGCAGCATCAACCTTCCTATTGTTGGCCCCATCGATACCACCAATAAAAGTACTCAAGCCCTAGCCCAAATTATTCAAGAAGCCCTAAAACCTTATATTCACAACCCCACGGTCAATATCCGCTTACTCAACTTTAGAGTTTCGGTTTTGGGCGAGGTAAATAAACCTGGAACTTTTACCGTATTGGAAGAGCGGGTAAGCCTTCCTCAAGCCCTTGGTTTGGCAGGCGATTTGACCATCAATGGGGACCGCAATCATCTGCTGCTCATCCGCAATGAAGCGGGCAAAAAAACAAACCAAGTCATAGACCTTACCAAAACCGATTTTTTACAATCTCCTTTTTATTTTTTAAAACAAAATGACATTATATACGTCCGCCCCAATAGTGCACGGGTTAAATCCTCTGGATTGGTGGGCAATGCAAGCACATTAGTTTCCATACTGAGTTTGGCCGTTAGTCTATTTATTGTCATAACACGTTAA
- a CDS encoding GumC family protein — translation MNTQDPFPDQNGDSIDIVKELRYYLFFWPWFLLSVLVFALGAYFYLRYANDIYQTSATLQVKDSSADPTSFLTEGTGAMFDLGKVKLDNYIAQISSKPNLSEVVDRLDLQTQVFGLGRVKKSLQFGAEIPFQIVFKNENTYKEGEGIEINLSPSKATIQYGAEETPFDPSQAFETDDFVLIVNPDQIQEESVFLIFRSVKDRAVESLSESIKVSASSKTGDNIDLAIKGSNPNRNEAIVNTLIEVAHLQQKSDKQEIFALSIDFINNRLVSIKNEIDSLTLQTTGFKSDNLIFSPEAQTSAALTNITTLDQEQFNLTTQSALAKSLKNKLERQAEFSLLPSNIGLESGNVNELVLSYNELVLKRNNLLAGATSRNPLVVQLSAQLTELKANIFSSITNYISYINTSLDKYKEFSNKTNAQVSKIPKLEAALLSFERKFQIAEKLYLFLLERREEASISYESTLPNTRVINYAHTGFLPTAPKKPIIALGALLLGLLLPFGVLYILKITDTKIHTREDLEQQVPNLDIMGEVPFVEDITSITDSRGIFAESSRLIRSNISFKLKEGKSNVILSTSSIKGEGKTMTAFNTAASYVATGKKVLLIGADLRNPQLHTLIGLDRKSNTKGLSTLVANASTVVTKEHIFTLDLFNNQMDLLLSGPIPPNPAELLNSDDFLNLLEVLKSTYDYIIIDSAPLVLVSDTLPLLQYADLVLYTTRAHYTDKKLMPFIKGLVDDKKANNIGIVLNGVKAGATSYYKYGYGYRYSYQYKYNYGYGYGYGYGEDKS, via the coding sequence ATGAACACTCAAGACCCTTTTCCTGATCAAAACGGCGATTCCATAGACATCGTCAAAGAGCTGCGCTATTATTTATTTTTCTGGCCTTGGTTTTTGCTCTCTGTACTTGTGTTTGCTTTGGGGGCATATTTTTATTTGCGTTATGCCAACGACATTTATCAAACATCAGCGACGCTGCAGGTCAAGGATTCTTCTGCAGACCCTACTTCGTTTTTGACGGAAGGTACGGGCGCCATGTTTGATTTAGGTAAGGTAAAACTTGATAATTATATTGCTCAAATCAGTTCCAAGCCAAACCTTTCGGAGGTAGTAGACCGTCTGGATCTACAGACCCAAGTGTTTGGCCTTGGCCGGGTCAAGAAGAGTTTACAATTTGGGGCGGAGATCCCCTTTCAAATTGTCTTCAAAAACGAAAATACTTATAAGGAAGGTGAAGGTATAGAAATAAACTTATCGCCCTCCAAAGCAACAATTCAATATGGAGCAGAGGAGACCCCCTTTGATCCGTCTCAAGCTTTTGAAACAGATGATTTTGTGTTGATCGTAAACCCCGACCAAATTCAAGAGGAGTCAGTGTTTTTGATTTTTAGATCGGTCAAGGATAGAGCTGTAGAAAGTTTATCGGAAAGTATTAAGGTTTCCGCAAGCAGCAAAACAGGGGATAACATCGATTTAGCCATTAAGGGCTCCAACCCCAACCGCAATGAAGCCATTGTCAATACGCTGATAGAAGTGGCGCATTTGCAGCAGAAATCGGATAAACAAGAAATTTTTGCATTGTCGATCGATTTTATCAACAACCGTTTGGTTTCTATAAAAAATGAAATTGATTCCCTAACTCTACAGACTACCGGTTTCAAATCGGATAATCTTATTTTTTCACCCGAAGCCCAAACGTCAGCAGCTCTGACCAACATCACGACCCTAGATCAAGAACAGTTCAACTTAACCACTCAAAGTGCTTTGGCTAAATCGCTTAAAAATAAACTTGAACGTCAGGCAGAGTTTAGCCTTTTACCCTCCAATATTGGATTGGAAAGTGGCAATGTTAATGAGCTGGTTCTGTCGTACAACGAGTTGGTCCTAAAACGCAACAACTTATTGGCTGGGGCAACTTCAAGAAATCCATTGGTGGTACAACTTAGCGCGCAACTTACAGAATTGAAAGCTAACATTTTCAGCAGCATAACAAACTACATCTCCTACATCAATACATCCCTAGATAAGTACAAAGAGTTTTCAAATAAAACCAATGCCCAGGTCTCCAAAATACCAAAGCTTGAAGCGGCCTTACTTAGTTTTGAGCGCAAGTTTCAAATCGCCGAGAAGCTGTATTTATTTTTGCTGGAACGCCGTGAGGAGGCCTCCATCAGCTATGAGTCGACACTGCCCAACACCCGAGTGATCAACTACGCGCATACGGGCTTTTTGCCCACAGCACCAAAAAAACCAATCATAGCCCTGGGGGCACTTCTTTTGGGATTATTGTTGCCGTTTGGCGTACTCTATATTTTAAAAATAACAGATACCAAAATACACACTAGAGAAGATTTAGAACAGCAAGTGCCGAACTTAGATATAATGGGGGAAGTCCCCTTTGTTGAGGATATCACTTCCATAACGGATTCTCGTGGAATCTTTGCAGAGTCCTCACGATTAATCCGATCCAACATTAGTTTTAAGCTAAAAGAGGGGAAGTCCAATGTCATCTTATCTACATCCAGCATTAAGGGGGAAGGGAAGACCATGACCGCATTTAATACGGCAGCTAGCTATGTAGCAACTGGGAAAAAGGTATTGCTTATTGGTGCTGATTTACGAAATCCACAGTTGCATACCCTGATTGGACTGGATCGAAAATCCAATACCAAAGGACTCAGTACCCTGGTGGCTAATGCTAGTACTGTTGTAACAAAAGAGCACATCTTTACTTTAGATCTTTTTAACAACCAAATGGACTTGCTTTTGAGTGGACCAATACCACCCAATCCTGCAGAATTGTTAAATTCTGATGATTTTTTAAATTTATTGGAGGTGCTTAAATCCACTTACGATTACATCATTATTGACTCTGCGCCTTTGGTTCTTGTAAGCGATACCCTACCGCTTTTGCAATATGCCGATTTGGTGCTGTATACCACCCGCGCACATTACACCGACAAAAAATTAATGCCTTTCATAAAAGGACTAGTCGATGATAAAAAAGCCAATAACATAGGAATTGTTCTTAACGGGGTTAAAGCAGGCGCAACCTCTTACTACAAGTATGGGTACGGGTACCGCTACAGTTATCAGTACAAGTACAATTATGGCTATGGCTATGGCTATGGGTATGGCGAAGACAAGTCTTAA